AAAACTAAAAAAATGTATAAAAAATAAACAATTGTAACAATAAATAAAATTATTATTTAATTAAAAATATGTAATACTCTAAACAACAGAATAATAAATAAGAAGGCTTTATTTGAAGAAGAAAAGTAAATATATTTTAATAAATTTTTTAGTGCTAGTTCTTCTTTGTTTTATAACGGCTTTAGGTGGTACTCAGTTTATTCTTAAAAAAGAAAAAGAGCTTTTACAAGAGAAATATAATAGTGTAACAATCAATATTAAAGATAAAATTAATTCTTTGATTCTTTCTAAAAAAAATGCAACATTAGCTATTACTTTGACTTTAGCTGAAAATGAAAATATCAAAAAACCTATTCTTAAAACAAATGAAAAAAATTTTTATGATTTGGATATTTTAAGTAAAAAATTAAGAGATTATACAGATTTTAAAAATGTTTGGTTCCAAATAATTAATAAAGAGGGAATCTCTGTTTATAGAAGTTGGACAAAAGATAAAAACGATGAAATAAAATTATATAGATTGGATTTACAAAAAATATTAGAAAAACCTCAAATAAAAAATACAATAAGTGTTGGAATTTATGATATTACATTCAAATCAATTGTTCCAATTTATGAAGATAATAATTTTATAGGAATATTAGAAGGAATAACACATTTTAACTCTATTACAAAAGATTTAAGAGAAATTGATAACTTAGAACCAATAATTTTAGTGGATAAATATTTTACTAAACAACTAAAAGAGAACAGTTTTAGTAAGATATTTTTTAAAGATTATTATGTCCCAAATATTGATGTTTCAAAAGAGTTATTGAGTTATTTAGAAAAAGAAGAGATAGAAAACTTTTTGAAAATAAATAGTTATTTAATAAAAGATGGAAAAATAATTACAAATTTTCAGATTTATCAAGATGATGTTAAATTGGCAAATATTTTGGTATTTAAAGATTTGAATTTAATTGATATATCAGAAATAATAAAATTCAAACAACATGCCTTTTTATATTTGATTCTATTTTTAATTCTTTTATGTTTAACAGTTTTAATTATTAGTTATTATATTTATTCAAAGAGATTAAAAGAGTTGAATTTATATTTACAACAAACTGTAAACAAAGAAATCATAAAAAATGATGAAAAAAATAAACTTTTATTTCAACAAAATAAAATGGCAGCAATGGGTGAAATGATAGAAAATATCGCTCATCAATGGAGACAACCTTTATCTATTATTACAACATCAGCTTCTTCAATAAAATTAAAAAAAGAGTATGGAGTTTTAGAAGATAAAGAGTGTGAAGAATCTCTTAATTATATAATTGATACAGCAAATTATTTATCAAATACTATAGATGATTTTAGATACTATTTTTCTCCACAGAAAAACAAGAATTTATTCAAAAGCATTGATTTGATAGAAAAAGCTTTAAATATCGTAAAAATTTCATTTAATAAAAATGATATAAAAATTATAAAAGAGATTGAAGATTGTGAAGTTTTAACTTTTGAAAATGAGTTATTACAAGTGATAATAAATATTTTAAATAATGCAGAAGATGAACTAATAAAAAAAGAGAAAGATTTTGAAAAATATTTATTTATAAAAATAGTTAAAGAAAAAAATACTTTAGAAATTTTTATAAAAGATAATGCAGGTGGAATAAAAGAAGAGATAATAGATAGAATTTTTGAACCATATTTTACTACTAAACATAAAAGTAAAGGTACAGGAATAGGATTATATATGTGTGAAGAGATAATAAATAAACATATAAAAGGAACTATTAGTGTTTCAAATGAAAAATATGTTTATCAAAATAAAGAGTATATAGGAGCAATGTTTAAAATAAGTATACCTATTTCATAAAAAGCAATGGCTATTAAAGCCATTGCAAAAAGATTAAGATTATAGATTTTGTGAATCTGTAGTTTGTTTGTATCGTTTTGATGAAAAGTAAATAAATACAGTTAATGAAATAAGAATCAAGGCAATTCCAGCTATTAAATAAAAAGCATTTATCATCTGGTCATAGTCAT
The genomic region above belongs to Arcobacter ellisii and contains:
- a CDS encoding ATP-binding protein produces the protein MKKKSKYILINFLVLVLLCFITALGGTQFILKKEKELLQEKYNSVTINIKDKINSLILSKKNATLAITLTLAENENIKKPILKTNEKNFYDLDILSKKLRDYTDFKNVWFQIINKEGISVYRSWTKDKNDEIKLYRLDLQKILEKPQIKNTISVGIYDITFKSIVPIYEDNNFIGILEGITHFNSITKDLREIDNLEPIILVDKYFTKQLKENSFSKIFFKDYYVPNIDVSKELLSYLEKEEIENFLKINSYLIKDGKIITNFQIYQDDVKLANILVFKDLNLIDISEIIKFKQHAFLYLILFLILLCLTVLIISYYIYSKRLKELNLYLQQTVNKEIIKNDEKNKLLFQQNKMAAMGEMIENIAHQWRQPLSIITTSASSIKLKKEYGVLEDKECEESLNYIIDTANYLSNTIDDFRYYFSPQKNKNLFKSIDLIEKALNIVKISFNKNDIKIIKEIEDCEVLTFENELLQVIINILNNAEDELIKKEKDFEKYLFIKIVKEKNTLEIFIKDNAGGIKEEIIDRIFEPYFTTKHKSKGTGIGLYMCEEIINKHIKGTISVSNEKYVYQNKEYIGAMFKISIPIS